A region of Streptomyces sp. TG1A-60 DNA encodes the following proteins:
- a CDS encoding response regulator, which produces MTAPESPQPLDAPRDDKSHVPPLTTRVVIAEDEALIRLDLKEMLEEEGYSVVGEAGDGEQAIELAREHRPDLVILDVKMPKMDGISAAEKIAEEGIAPVLMLTAFSQRDLVERARDAGAMAYLVKPFSKSDVVPAIEMAVSRFTELKELEKEVADLTLRLETRKLVDRAKSILQTEYGLTEPAAFRWIQKTSMDRRMSMQQVAEAVIQDADEKKAQK; this is translated from the coding sequence GTGACCGCCCCCGAGTCGCCCCAGCCCCTCGACGCACCCCGCGACGACAAGTCGCACGTGCCTCCGCTGACGACCCGTGTCGTCATCGCCGAGGACGAGGCGTTGATCCGCCTCGACCTGAAGGAGATGCTCGAAGAGGAGGGCTACTCCGTCGTGGGCGAGGCCGGTGACGGTGAGCAGGCCATCGAGCTGGCCCGGGAGCACCGGCCGGATCTGGTGATCCTGGATGTGAAGATGCCGAAGATGGACGGTATCTCGGCGGCGGAGAAGATCGCCGAGGAGGGTATCGCCCCGGTGTTGATGTTGACGGCCTTCTCGCAGCGGGATCTGGTCGAGCGGGCTCGGGATGCGGGTGCGATGGCGTATCTGGTGAAGCCGTTCAGTAAGAGTGATGTGGTTCCGGCGATCGAGATGGCGGTGTCTCGTTTCACGGAGTTGAAGGAGTTGGAGAAGGAGGTCGCCGACCTCACTCTGCGTCTGGAGACTCGGAAGCTGGTGGACCGGGCGAAGTCGATTCTGCAGACGGAGTACGGGTTGACGGAGCCGGCGGCGTTCCGGTGGATTCAGAAGACGTCGATGGACCGTCGGATGTCGATGCAGCAGGTGGCTGAGGCGGTCATTCAGGATGCCGACGAGAAGAAGGCGCAGAAGTAG
- a CDS encoding SIMPL domain-containing protein — MTTNPEEPQPTAPPYGTPDAPRIAVRGEAHLEVDPEIARITATVLARGKDRRAALDDLTRRNTTVLDLIKTYGEAVERLETGAFSITPELKEKGRGERIHAYHGRVHITADLTDFTALGELTTRLADLDLTRVDGPWWSLRPGSPAHKQARQKAVKEAVQRAREYAEALDTTLAALVELADIGAENTQPHPAAGSRMRSLSAATEDTTPPLDLEPQRQRLYAQVNARFTMLPPHL, encoded by the coding sequence ATGACCACCAACCCCGAGGAACCCCAGCCCACCGCCCCGCCCTACGGCACCCCCGACGCACCCCGCATCGCCGTCCGCGGCGAAGCACACCTCGAAGTCGACCCCGAAATAGCCCGCATCACCGCCACCGTCCTCGCCCGCGGCAAAGACCGACGCGCCGCCCTCGACGACCTCACCCGCCGCAACACCACCGTCCTCGACCTCATCAAAACCTACGGCGAAGCAGTCGAACGACTGGAGACAGGCGCCTTCTCCATCACCCCCGAACTGAAGGAGAAAGGCAGAGGCGAACGCATCCACGCCTACCACGGCCGAGTCCACATCACCGCGGACCTCACCGACTTCACCGCCCTCGGCGAACTCACCACACGCCTCGCCGACCTCGACCTCACCCGCGTCGACGGCCCCTGGTGGTCCCTCCGCCCCGGCTCACCCGCCCACAAACAAGCCCGACAAAAAGCCGTCAAGGAAGCCGTACAACGCGCGAGGGAATACGCCGAAGCCCTCGACACCACCCTCGCCGCGCTCGTGGAACTCGCCGACATCGGCGCCGAGAACACCCAACCCCACCCCGCCGCCGGCAGCCGCATGCGCTCCCTGTCCGCCGCAACCGAGGACACCACCCCACCCCTCGACCTCGAACCCCAACGCCAACGCCTCTACGCCCAGGTCAACGCCCGCTTCACCATGCTGCCACCACACCTGTGA
- a CDS encoding branched-chain amino acid ABC transporter substrate-binding protein: MLNKTIVRLAIPVAVGALALTGCGGGGSGSGDGALKIAFQGPLSGDNVALGENMQNGVQLAIEQANAGGDLDFELEYVAADDQGLPDKAPAAAQKLIDDESVVAVVGPAFSGATISSSPLYAESGLVTVSPSATNPTITEAANGFTSFLRGVPNDNMQGKAMADFFVKEIEAKKVYLIDDKTDYGVGLAGVAEENLRAAGVEVVKKSVPAKTPDYSATAKDVVNSKADALIYAGYYQDLSPFAKKLKEAGYKGAGISGDGSNDAKFVELAGDSSENWYLTCPCTDSTVEEGTKKFAEDYEKKFNRAPGTYSAEAYDITNMVIEEIKKTGADVEREALRDALAKASYKGLTKTFSFGENGEFKGEDVFIYQVKSGKIDYQGNVKDLVG; encoded by the coding sequence GTGCTGAACAAGACCATCGTCAGGCTGGCCATTCCGGTGGCCGTGGGAGCGTTGGCGCTGACCGGTTGTGGCGGTGGCGGCTCGGGTAGTGGTGACGGCGCTCTGAAGATAGCCTTCCAGGGCCCGCTTTCGGGTGACAATGTCGCACTGGGCGAGAACATGCAGAACGGTGTTCAGCTGGCCATTGAGCAGGCCAATGCGGGTGGTGACCTCGACTTCGAGCTCGAGTACGTCGCGGCGGACGACCAGGGTCTGCCGGACAAGGCGCCGGCTGCCGCGCAGAAGCTGATCGACGACGAGAGTGTCGTCGCGGTTGTCGGTCCTGCTTTCTCGGGTGCGACCATCTCGTCTTCGCCGCTGTATGCGGAGTCGGGGCTGGTGACGGTGTCGCCGTCGGCGACGAACCCGACCATCACGGAAGCGGCGAACGGATTCACCAGTTTCCTGCGTGGTGTGCCCAACGACAACATGCAGGGTAAGGCCATGGCCGACTTCTTCGTGAAGGAGATCGAGGCCAAGAAGGTCTACCTGATCGACGACAAGACCGACTATGGAGTGGGGCTGGCCGGGGTTGCCGAGGAGAACCTCAGGGCCGCGGGCGTCGAGGTCGTGAAGAAGAGCGTTCCGGCGAAGACGCCGGACTACAGCGCCACGGCCAAGGACGTCGTGAACTCCAAGGCCGATGCGCTGATCTACGCGGGTTACTACCAGGACCTGTCACCGTTCGCGAAGAAGCTGAAGGAGGCGGGCTACAAGGGCGCCGGTATCTCGGGTGACGGCTCCAACGACGCCAAGTTCGTCGAGCTCGCCGGTGACTCCTCCGAGAACTGGTACCTGACCTGCCCCTGCACGGACTCGACCGTGGAGGAGGGGACGAAGAAGTTCGCGGAGGACTACGAGAAGAAGTTCAACCGCGCTCCGGGTACGTACTCGGCTGAGGCGTACGACATCACCAACATGGTGATCGAGGAGATCAAGAAGACGGGTGCCGACGTCGAGCGTGAGGCGCTTCGTGATGCTCTCGCCAAGGCCTCGTACAAGGGTCTGACCAAGACCTTCTCGTTCGGTGA